A region of Stigmatopora nigra isolate UIUO_SnigA chromosome 6, RoL_Snig_1.1, whole genome shotgun sequence DNA encodes the following proteins:
- the LOC144198672 gene encoding mitochondrial glycine transporter B-like isoform X2, with translation MELATAHPALKAFMCGSLSGTCSTLLFQPLDLVKTRLQTLQNTAKPGSPKVGMLSVFLNVVRTENVFSLWKGVSPSFVRCIPGVGIYFSTFYSLKQHFFLERAPNAGEAVLLGAGARGVAGVCMLPFTVIKTRFESGFYNYVSVAGALRSMYETEGLRALFSGLTATLLRDAPFSGIYVMFYSQTKKSLPPEVTSSVYVPLVNFSCGVVAGVMASLATQPADVVKTHIQVSPSHWSTADAVHYIYMKHGLGGFFRGAVPRSLRRTLMAAMAWTVYEQLMAQMGLKS, from the exons ATGGAGTTGGCCACA GCTCATCCAGCTCTCAAAGCCTTCATGTGCGGCTCCCTCAGCGGCACGTGCTCCACGCTGCTCTTCCAGCCTTTGGATTTGGTGAAGACACGGCTGCAGACCTTGCAGAATACCGCCAAGCCAGG TTCACCAAAAGTTGGGATGTTAAGTGTCTTTCTCAACGTCGTTAGGACAGAAAATGTCTTCAGCCTGTGGAAAGGAGTTTCTCCC TCATTTGTCCGCTGCATCCCCGGCGTGGGCATCTACTTCAGCACCTTTTACTCCCTCAAGCAGCACTTCTTTTTGGAAAGGGCGCCCAATGCCGGTGAGGCTGTTCTCCTGGGTGCCGGTGCCAGAGGGGTTGCTGGCGTCTGCATGCTGCCCTTCACTGTCATCAAAACGCGCttcgag AGTGGCTTTTACAACTATGTGAGCGTGGCTGGCGCTCTAAGAAGCATGTACGAAACGGAGGGGTTGAGAGCGCTCTTCTCGGGCCTCACCGCCACGCTGCTGCGCGATGCCCCCTTCTCGGGGATCTACGTCATGTTCTACAGTCAAACTAAGAAGAGTCTGCCTCCAG AAGTGACGTCGTCCGTCTACGTGCCCCTGGTCAACTTCAGCTGCGGCGTGGTGGCGGGCGTCATGGCGTCGCTGGCGACGCAGCCGGCCGATGTGGTCAAGACGCACATTCAAGTCAGCCCGTCGCACTGGAGCACAGCAGATGCTGTTCACTACATCTACATG AAGCACGGCCTCGGCGGCTTCTTCCGCGGCGCCGTGCCTCGGTCCCTCCGTCGCACTCTGATGGCCGCCATGGCCTGGACTGTCTACGAACAGCTGATGGCTCAAATGGGCCTCAAATCCTGA
- the LOC144198672 gene encoding mitochondrial glycine transporter B-like isoform X1, producing MQEKQQPSGPGPSRLGGKAHPALKAFMCGSLSGTCSTLLFQPLDLVKTRLQTLQNTAKPGSPKVGMLSVFLNVVRTENVFSLWKGVSPSFVRCIPGVGIYFSTFYSLKQHFFLERAPNAGEAVLLGAGARGVAGVCMLPFTVIKTRFESGFYNYVSVAGALRSMYETEGLRALFSGLTATLLRDAPFSGIYVMFYSQTKKSLPPEVTSSVYVPLVNFSCGVVAGVMASLATQPADVVKTHIQVSPSHWSTADAVHYIYMKHGLGGFFRGAVPRSLRRTLMAAMAWTVYEQLMAQMGLKS from the exons ATGCAGGAAAAACAGCAGCCTTCCGGCCCGGGGCCAAGCCGCTTAGGGGGGAAG GCTCATCCAGCTCTCAAAGCCTTCATGTGCGGCTCCCTCAGCGGCACGTGCTCCACGCTGCTCTTCCAGCCTTTGGATTTGGTGAAGACACGGCTGCAGACCTTGCAGAATACCGCCAAGCCAGG TTCACCAAAAGTTGGGATGTTAAGTGTCTTTCTCAACGTCGTTAGGACAGAAAATGTCTTCAGCCTGTGGAAAGGAGTTTCTCCC TCATTTGTCCGCTGCATCCCCGGCGTGGGCATCTACTTCAGCACCTTTTACTCCCTCAAGCAGCACTTCTTTTTGGAAAGGGCGCCCAATGCCGGTGAGGCTGTTCTCCTGGGTGCCGGTGCCAGAGGGGTTGCTGGCGTCTGCATGCTGCCCTTCACTGTCATCAAAACGCGCttcgag AGTGGCTTTTACAACTATGTGAGCGTGGCTGGCGCTCTAAGAAGCATGTACGAAACGGAGGGGTTGAGAGCGCTCTTCTCGGGCCTCACCGCCACGCTGCTGCGCGATGCCCCCTTCTCGGGGATCTACGTCATGTTCTACAGTCAAACTAAGAAGAGTCTGCCTCCAG AAGTGACGTCGTCCGTCTACGTGCCCCTGGTCAACTTCAGCTGCGGCGTGGTGGCGGGCGTCATGGCGTCGCTGGCGACGCAGCCGGCCGATGTGGTCAAGACGCACATTCAAGTCAGCCCGTCGCACTGGAGCACAGCAGATGCTGTTCACTACATCTACATG AAGCACGGCCTCGGCGGCTTCTTCCGCGGCGCCGTGCCTCGGTCCCTCCGTCGCACTCTGATGGCCGCCATGGCCTGGACTGTCTACGAACAGCTGATGGCTCAAATGGGCCTCAAATCCTGA
- the ift56 gene encoding intraflagellar transport protein 56 — translation MILSRVKPAVGGETSSVSEKNKKNKINIPTLEEYLQQRDYLGALTLLEFQRSIGKQEENTDLWIGFCAFHLGDYKRAMEVYKSLTEKPDCLPDVWVYLGCTMFLLGLYKEAEEASLKAPESSLRNRLLFHLAHKFSDDSKLFNLHQKLQDVTEDQLSLASIHYMRSHYQAAIEIYKCLLSSDRDFIAMKVYVALCYYKLSYYDVSQEVLAGYLQNIPDSAIALNLKACNYFKLYNSKAAEAELKNLTDISSCPFEFAQELIRHNQVVFSGGQGALQVLPPLIDVIPEAKLNLVIYYLRQDDVQEAYNLIKDLVPATAEGYILKGVVNATLGQQHVTRDYLNVAQHFFQSVGNSASECDTIPGRQCMASCYFLLRRFKDVVVYLQSVKGFFYNDDTFNFNYGQAKVATHKFKEAEEIFLLIQSEKLKSDYVYLSCLARCYIMNHKGRLAWELYLKMGTSSDSFSLLQLIANDCYKMGQFYYAAKAFDALEKLDPSSNYWEGKRGACVGIFQLILANKESKETLKEVVLLLRNSGNPQVEYIIRAMKKWAKDNRVFLS, via the exons ATG atCCTGTCTCGTGTGAAGCCAGCTGTTGGCGGTGAGACGTCCAGCGTCAGTGAGaagaataagaaaaacaaaatcaatattCCCACTTTGGAAGAATATCTGCAGCAAAGAGATTACCTTGGAGCTTTGACTCTCTTGGAG TTCCAGAGAAGTATTGGAAAGCAAGAGGAAAATACAGACCTCTGGATTGGCTTCTGTGCTTTTCACTTGGGGGATTACAAGAGAGCAATGGAG gtgTACAAGTCGCTAACCGAAAAGCCTGATTGTCTTCCTGATGTGTGGGTCTATTTGGGTTGCACCATGTTTCTACTGGGCCTCTATAAAGAAGCAGAGGAGGCTTCACTAAAAG CTCCAGAGTCTTCGCTCCGAAACCGGCTCCTCTTCCATTTAGCTCATAAG ttCAGTGATGACAGCAAGCTTTTCAACTTACACCAGAAACTGCAGGATGTGACAGAGGACCAGCTGAGCTTGGCTTCCATCCACTACATGCGCTCTCACTACCAGGCGGCTATCGAGATCTACAAATGTCTCCTTTCCTCAGACAG AGACTTCATAGCCATGAAGGTTTATGTGGCTCTCTGTTATTACAAGCTGAGCTATTACGACGTGTCACAGGAGGTTTTGGCGGGATATCTACAGAACATCCCGGATTCCGCCATCGCCCTTAACCTCAAAGCCTGCAACTACTTCAAACTGTACAACAGCAAAGCAGCCGAG GCTGAACTGAAGAACCTCACCGATATATCTTCGTGCCCTTTTGAGTTTGCTCAGGAACTTATCAGACACAACCAG GTAGTGTTTTCTGGTGGCCAGGGGGCGCTGCAGGTGCTGCCCCCTTTGATTGACGTCATCCCAGAGGCTAAACTCAACCTTGTCATCTACTACCTGAGACAAG ATGATGTCCAAGAAGCTTACAACCTAATAAAAGATTTAGTGCCTGCAACAGCTGAG GGGTATATTTTAAAAGGAGTGGTGAATGCAACTCTGGGGCAACAGCATGTTACG AGAGATTACTTAAATGTGGCGCAGCATTTCTTTCAGTCGGTTGGCAACTCAGCCAGTGAATGCG ACACTATTCCTGGTAGACAGTGTATGGCCTCCTGTTACTTCCTTTTGAGACGGTTTAAGGATGTGGTTGTATATCTCCAGTCAGTCAag ggttTCTTTTATAACGACGATACGTTTAATTTCAACTATGGCCAAGCCAAGGTGGCCACTCACAAATTCAAAGAAGCGGAGGAA atttttctcctGATTCAGAGTGAGAAGCTCAAGAGTGATTATGTGTACCTCAGCTGCCTGGCACGCTGCT ACATCATGAATCACAAGGGTCGTCTTGCCTGGGAGCTTTACTTGAAGATGGGCACTTCTTCTGACTCTTTCAGTCTGCTTCAACTCATTGCCAATGACTGCTACAAG atgGGGCAATTCTACTATGCAGCCAAAGCGTTTGACGCACTAGAGAAGTTGGACCCAAGCTCCAACTATTGGGAAGGCAAGAGAGGGGCTTGTGTTGGCATTTTTCAGCTCATTTTAGCCAACAAGGAAtctaa GGAAACTCTTAAGGAGGTGGTGCTTCTGCTGCGCAATTCCGGAAACCCGCAGGTGGAATACATCATCCGAGCCATGAAAAAGTGGGCCAAAGACAACAGAGTCTTCCTTTCTTGA